One Calditrichia bacterium DNA window includes the following coding sequences:
- a CDS encoding STAS domain-containing protein, with protein sequence MKIKESFQRNIAVLTISGNMMGGPETTALHEKVKSLIADGAKNVVIDLKGVKWLNSSGLGVLMACYTSISSAEGKLKLSSVAEKVQSVMMITKMIKIFDTYESADRAVASFENEA encoded by the coding sequence ATGAAAATTAAGGAAAGTTTTCAGCGTAATATTGCTGTGTTAACCATTTCCGGAAACATGATGGGCGGACCGGAAACAACCGCACTGCACGAAAAAGTAAAAAGCCTGATTGCCGACGGCGCGAAAAATGTCGTTATCGATCTCAAAGGCGTGAAATGGTTGAACAGTTCCGGTTTGGGTGTGCTGATGGCTTGCTACACATCGATCAGCAGCGCCGAAGGCAAACTGAAACTCTCCAGCGTTGCCGAAAAAGTGCAAAGCGTAATGATGATTACCAAAATGATCAAAATTTTCGATACCTATGAAAGTGCTGATCGCGCTGTTGCCAGCTTCGAAAACGAAGCCTAA